CGCAATGGCCGATTCATGCGCATCCAGACCGGATGGCGACTTCTCAAACAGCGAGGCCGAGAGTGCGTCCAGCCCGACAATCTCACCGCGAAAACTCACCAGGTTGAGATAAGCCTCCAGCACCTCGGCCTTGGTCCAGCTGTGTTCCAGCCATTGTGCCGAAATTCCCTGCTGTACCTTTTGGGTGAGTGAGCGCCCTTGTGTTCCGCGCTTGAGATCGTCATCCAGCAAACCCACCAATTGCATGGTCAAGGTGGAGGCGCCGCGCGTGCGCCTGTTCCACAAATTGCCCCAACTGGCTGCCGCCACGGCGGACCAATCGACCCCGCTGTGCTGATAGAAGTTGCGGTCTTCCGACAACACCAGCGCCTGGCGCATGGCCGGCGAGATTTCCGGCAGGGTCACCCAGTCGAGCTTGCGCACGGCCTGATCGACGCGGACCCGCTGCAATGGCTGGCCGGTGCGATCCAGCAAAATCACATCTGACGAGCGCCAGCCGGATTTCACTGACTGGAAATCCGGCAGCGCCAAAGCAGGGGCGGCGACCAGCGCCAGCACAAGCGCCAGCCGCGCAGCCCATCGATCAGCGTGCATCGTTCACCTTGAACACCGCATTGGGAGCAGCACCAAAGACATCGGGCGCATACAGGGCCTCAACCCGCGACGGCGGCAATTTGAAGGTGCCGGTGTTATTCAGCCGCATGGTGTATTCCACCGTAAAGCTGCCGCGCGGGATGTACTCGTAATAAGCCCGATATCCGGCAAAGCGGCGTTCCACATAGGCTGGCCATGCATCGCCAGATTGCTGCTCGCCCTGCGTGGCAATTTGCGAATCACGCCCCAGTCCATTGCCCAGAATGCTGGCGCCAGTCGGCACCGGGTCATCGACCACTACCCAGGTCATATCGGCTTGGGCAGTAATCTCCAGCTTCACCCGCACCACATCGCCGCGCGAATACTGACCGGCAACTTTGGTCTCAACCGGCGTGACGGTTTTCTTGATGCGATAACCGGCGGTTTGCGGTGCGGTGAGCGGCAATGCCGCTGAAACCTGCACTGTTGCCCACGGGGAGCCGGTGCCCTGTTGCGTCAGCCCCAGCGTGCCCTGGCCGTTGGCGGGCCACGGCAAATCCACCTTGGGCGGCAAGGCGGACTGCCACGTCACCGATTGCTTGCTGTTACCCAGCGCCAGATTGACCTGCCCAGTGACCGGCTGGCTTTCAAATTGCGCGCTGAAATGCCGCACCGCCAGCGAGCCCCAGGCATTGGCATTGGTCGTCCACCAGGCGCCGCGTTCCTGGCGGCCCAGCAAGCCGGTCAGCAGACGTGGCATGTCGTCTTTGAAGGTCGGCATCTGGCTGGCCACCAGCACCAGGCGGGCAGAGTTCACATCGGCGTTGCCCATCAGCCACCACCAGTAATCGTCGCGCTCAGTAGAGAACACCATGCGCGTGCCCTGATAGGTGAGTCGTCCGCGCAATAGCTGCTCGGCCTGCGCCAGTTTGGCGGCGCGATCCGGTGCGGTCGGCATGTGCTGCAACAGCGACATCCAGTCGATCACCATGCCGGTCGACCAGCTATTGAGCTGCACGGTGAGCGTATCCAGTTGCCGTGGCAGTGCCCGACCATAGCGAGACAATGCTTCCAGCGCGGCCAGACGGCGAGCATCGCCCGAGTCACGCGGCATCCACAGATCACGCTTGAGCTTGCCCTCAACAAAATTGGTCAAGGCCGTGAGCATGCGTTCGCGCGAGTCATCGGGAATCTTCCAGCCTGCGTCGTTGGAAACCGCCAGCAAATATGCAGTAAGCGTATCGCTGCCCATGGAGCGACTGCCCTCCTGCACCGGGAAATACTGCGCCAGACCATCGGCATCCAGATAGCTGGGCAGGTCAGCCATGATGGCATCCCAGCGGGTTTTGTCGTTCAAGCCAATGGCAATGGACGAGCGTTGTTCCAGGCACGAATATGGATAGCGCAAGAACCAGTCGCGCACGGCGGGCATATCGCCGCCCAGTTTAGCCTGCAATTGCACCGACACCCCGCCACGCCCCGGCTCGGCCCCTTGTGGCAAACCGACCGGGATCGATACTTCACCGGTAATCTGGCGCAAGGTGGCTTGTTGTACGGTCACTGGTGTAGCTGGCTCAATATCCTGTTTGAAGGCCAGCTTGTCTTGTGCCTTCTCGCCCCCTTGCTCTTTGGCCGAGAGCGTCCATTGCAGGCTGGAGATACCTGCTGGCACCGTCACCGGCCATTTCACCTCACGCGCTTCGCCGGCGGGAATCTGCACGGTTTGCGCATTCAACGGTGGCAAGCCTGCAGCTTGCGCCTCGACCAGCATGGTCATGACGCGGCTTGAGCCGTTGCGGATATTGATACCGGCGTCGACCTGATCGCCCGAGCGCGCCAGTGGCGGAATGCCGGAGGTGATCTGCACATCCTGCGTCACGGTAATGCTGGCCGAACCAGTGCCAAAGTACGCATCACCACTGTCCGCCACAGCTACCAGCTTGAAGCGGGTCAGCGCGTCGTTCAGCGGTACGGTCACGGTGGCGCTACCGGTTTTATCCAGCACCACGTGGGGCTGCCATGTCAGCAACGTATCCAGCAGTTCACGCGTTGGTGCGAAACCGCCACCGCCGCCCGGTGCAAGCGCTTTACGACCGAAGTGGCGTTTACCCACCACTTGCAGTTGCGCGGTAGAGGTCTCTACGCCGTAGCTGCGTCGTTGCAACATGGCTGTGAGCAAATCCCAGCTAGTGTTCGGCTGCAGTTCCAGCAAGGCTTCATCCACCGCGGCAAACGCTACTTCCGAGCCAGCCGGTGCAGGTTGACCGTTGGGAAGCTTGACCTGAACCTTCACCGTGGCGGTTTTGCGGATCGAATAGGTTTGTTTATCCGGCGTTACTGTCACCGCCAGTTTGTGGCCTGCGGTGCCGATGGTGAGTTCAGCCATGCCATATTTGAAGGCAGGCCGGGACAAATCGACCATTGCCGTCGGTGCTTGATAGTCACGTCCTTCGTTGCGGAAGGCATCCCACCAATCCAGCGGCGTACGCCAGCCCCAGGTAAAGAAGGAATACCACGGTACTTCGCGCACCCGGCCACGAACTGCCAGCACCGATACATACACATTCGGCGCCCATTGCGGTTCTATTTTCAGATCAATCGACGGGTCTTTACCGCTCAGCTCCACTACGCGGGTTTCAATGACACCTTCGCGCTCAATCGCCAGCCAAGCTGTGGCTTTGCGGAACGGCATACGGACTTGCAAGCGAGCGGTATCGCCAGGTTGATAGCTGGTTTTTTCTGGCAAAACGTCGATGCGGTCGTTGTTGTCGACGTCAAACCACATCTCACCTTCGCGCGTGACCCAGATGCGTTGTGAGGCACTGGCCGGATGGCTGGCGCCATCATCGGTCTGGGCAATCAACTCAATACTGCCTTCGTTTTTGAGCGAGATGTCGCAGAACACCAAGCCACGCGAGTCCGTTTTGCCATCGCAAACGTTGCCCAGATCTTTAGTGGTTTCCTGGTGATCGTAGGCATAAAAGCCGCCCACCAACCGTTTGCGACTGGAAAGATACTCATGTTCCACGGCTTTGACGGTCACATTACGCCCGACCACCGGTTTGCCATTGGTATCGAGCACCACCGCTTTGAGCCCGGCACTCTTGCCCACCGAAACCCAGTCGTCCACATTCAGGCCGATGCGCACTGCGCTCGGCCACAGCGCGACCGTGCGCGAGAGTGTTTGTACCTCGCCATTCGGATCGGCGTAGGTGGCTTCCATCACCATGTCGTAAGGACGGTCGAGCTTGGGTAGATCTTTCACGGCGGTCTTGGCATTGCCGTTGGCATCTAGCGTGAGCGCGGATTTATCCAGCACCACTTTGCCATCGAGCGATTTCTGCTGCTCCCCACGCGCGGTTTCCGGCGCGGAGAAGCTGAAGTTGTCGTAGCCCTCAACCCGGTCATAACGGTCGCGCAGCATGGCGCTAACCTGAATCGGCAAGCCCTTGGCCGGGCCACCCGTGCCATAAGAGAGCGACACGTTCAGCGGCACGCTGGTCGGGGCAGCTGTGGTTTTGGCGTCGGCCGAGAGCTGACCACGCATCACCGGCAGCCGGAACTCTTCCACCCGGAAGGTGCCGGTGTAAAGCGTGATGCCATCGCGATCAATGCTGGCCTCTCCTTTGTCGCCCTCACCGCGATTGGGCTTGCGGGTCAGCGAGACCGAATACATCCCCAGCTTGGCGGTTTTGGGAATGGCAAAGGTCGATTCGGCATAGCGCCCCTGGCGCCACGTCAGTGGATATTTGAACGACTGCCCACTGCCATCATGGGTAATCACCATTTGGTCCGGCAACTGGCTCGCGCGCGGCAGGCTCAGACCTTTGCTGGTTTCCACGCGCATGAAGTGCTTCATCGAAACCGTTTCGCCAGCGCGGAACAACGGGCGATCAAACACCGTGGTCGCGCGGACCGAGGGCTGCGGACTCATGTCGGTCGGCACCGGGAAGCGCCAGGATTCAATGCCCTGATTCCAGCCAGAACGCACAAACGACACGTCGTCGCGCCCTTGGGCATCCTTCTTGCGTGCGGTCACAAACAGACCATCAAGCGAACCGGCCGGGCAGTTGCCGTATTCCTCCAGCGCATGATCAATACTGGCTACGCCTTTGCTGTCGGTTTTGCCTTGCCACAGCAAAGTGCGGCGACAGTCATAGATGCTGACTTGCGCGTCGGCCACCGGCTGCGCCCGATCCAGCGTGGTCACCCACACCGCAGCGTTTTCGCGCCCCCGCTTCAGATGTACTCCCAAGTTGGTGATCAACATAGCGGTGCGCACGTACATCGGCGCTTCCAGCCCCAGCAACGATTTACCCAACAGGCGCGATTGCAGCTCTACCACATGCAAGCCCGGTTCTTTGGCCGGAATGCCGACCACCGAGAATGGCCATTTACCGTTTTTGTCTGGCGACGTCGGGACGGGCATGCTTTGGACGCCCTTCTGCCCTGCCAACAAGCTCAGGCGCCGCGTTTCAACATCTTTGCCCTTGATGTGCGCGTAGGACTCGTGCCAATTCTGCACTTTGGCCAGCCAGGTCATCATGGACTGGTCATCAGTGACAGTCAGGCTATCCACCCCAACCTGAATCTGTTTCACATTGAGGTCGGCTTCAACGTCCCGCAAGGTCACGGCAATGGCCGGATCGGCATTCAGTTCCACAATGCCGAACGGCGCAGCGGCGAACTTGGCCAGAGGCGGTGCCAGTGCAGTACTGAAAGCCAGCGGGAAGGCCGCTTGGTTGGTCAATTCCCGACCGTTCTCATCAACAAAACCATCCGGCAATTTGATTTTGAAGGCGGCGCTGGGCGAGAACGGCGGCTTGAAAGTGGCTTCATAAACGGTGCCGCCGCTGTCGCGGCCGAAATCCGGTTTGCGTTCGCCATCGGGCGTTTGCAGCACAATTTGCTCGGCCCGCTTGCGCTGTACCTGTGCCGAGAACCGTAGCGTGACCGGGCGCAGCGGAATACACGCCGCCTTGGCACTTTCGCGCTCACACGTAAATGATGCGGCAAACGCTTCGCGCACGGTGAAATCCAGCGTTTGTTTTTCTTTGCTACCCGGGCGTTCCAGCACCAGTTTTACTTTCTTGCCTGCGGGCAGACGCTGGCCGCAATCGATAGCATCAATATTGGCCGCCTGTTTTTGCCAATCCAGATGCTTGATCAGGGTGGCTTTGTCGGCAGCGCTGATACGCTGGGCTGGCAGGCGCTCGGGTGAGCCTTCTACCTGGCAAAACAGAGGAATTGGACCGGTGATCTTGCCGTTGTAACGCAAGACAAAAGTCTGGTCTTCGTCGATCTCGCTGCCGCTATCCGGTGCGCTTTCCACTACCGCCAACGGCCCTGTGGTGAAACGGAACTGCCGCGTGCCGGTTATCTCTTCGCCCGCCAATGTCTTGAGCGTGGGCTTAACATTGAAACGGCAGGCAGTCTGGCCCGGCAAGCCTTGCGGAAAATCCATCACCCAGGTTTGGTCATCAATCCAGTGCGCGTCACCCTTTTGCGCGCAATCGACATCAAATGGTGCAGCCGCCCCGACGCTGCCCATGCGGATCATCGGGGCGGAAAAAGTCGCGCGCACCTGCTGGACTTCGCGGACTTCATTTTGTGGAGAGAAGGAAGAAACCGTGGCCGCTTGAGCTTGCACCCCGGCGATGGCAATTAAAAACAGGGCAGAGCGACAATATGTCAGCATGATTTTTATCGGCGGGAAGCGGTTGATCGATTTTTATACTTTCCCGATTTTGGCAGAAACTTACGATTTGTTGCATTTAACTTGGCAAGTTTGAGAAAATTCACGGTCGATATGGTCGCAACCCAACCCAACCGGGTGCACATTTCCTTATTGCTACAGGAGCATTCCCATGCAAGTTCAGACCTACCTCACGTTCAACGGCAACTGCGAAGAAGTACTGGCGTTTTACAGCCAGTCATTGGGTAGCAAGACCACATATGTGGTGCGCTACAAGGAGGCTCCGGCGGATCAAGCCACTGACCCGGCGTGGGCTGAAAAGATTCTGCATTCGAACTTTTCGATAGGCGATACACAGCTTATGGCCATGGACTGTACGCCCGAGCGCGCCACGGCCCAGAAGAATGGCTTCACGCTCTCGCTGAATGTCAATACGGTGGAAGAAGGTGAGCGCTATTTCAACGCGCTGGCTGATGGCGGCCAGATAACCATGCCATTTGGCCCCACGTTCTGGACCAAAGGTTTTGGCATGGTAAAAGACAAGTTCGGCACGCCGTGGATGATCAACTGCACGGATCAATAAGCCGTCGCCAGTAGCCAGGAGGGCTGTGCGTTAGCGGTATACCGCGTAGATGAAAAACTCGCGGTTACCGTCGCCGCCGGCAATCGGGCTGGGCAGGTAATCCAGTACCGTAAAGCCGGCGGCGTGCGCGGCAGAACGAATCTTCTGTTCGACTTCCGGATAGCAGGACTCATCGCGCACGATGCCGCCTTTACCCACTTTTTGCGGCCCGACTTCAAATTGCGGTTTGACCAGAAACAGCAGTCGCGCGCCCGAATCGATAACGCTGGCAATGGCCGGCAAAACCAGCGTCAGCGAGATAAACGAGACATCGCCAACCACCAGGTCAATTGCAGCATCCAGCGCAGAAGCGATCAGTTCGGCGTTCAAATGACGGGCGTTGACGCCTTCAAATTGCTGCACGCGCGGGTCTTGTAGCAAACGCGGATGCAACTGGTCATGCCCCACCTCCACCCCCACCACCCGGCGCGCACCTGCTTGTAACAGGCAATCGGTAAAGCCGCCGGTAGAGATGCCCACGTCCAGCGCCAGCATGCCAGTCACATCCAGTCCGGTATGGGCCAGCGCACCCGCCAGCTTTAAACCGCCGCGTGAAACGAAGCGATCCGCCGCATCAGGAATAACCGTGATGGCGGCATCATCGAACACCTTAAGACTAGCCTTGGTGACCGTTTTGCCTTCCACGGCCACGCGCCCGGCCTCAAGCAAACCCTGTGCAGCGGTGCGTGACGAGGCCAAACCGAGACTGACCAGCAGCAAATCGATTCGCTGCATCAATCGGCCACTTTATGACATTCGAAAGCAATCATATTGCCGTCGTGTTCCAGAAAACTGTCTGCACCTTTGCTATGCCACAGCCATTCGCCATCGCCCCAAGCCGCGCCAGAGGCCACTGGCGTTTGCGCGAGGTCGAGAATGCGATAGGCATAGCGAATCCGCACGTGGGACATTTCGGCATTCGATTGCACGGTAAAAGCCTGCCCGTTAGCGCATTCGTAGCGACCATTGATTTGCTCTGGCGTGGCCCAAGCCAGCGCGGGCAGCGCCAGCAAGCCGGTGACCAGGGCTTTTTGGGCGAGATGCAACATGGCGTTCTCCTGATCAGCAAAAATGCGGATTAGTCGAAATGCTCGTTCGCGGCAAGATAACGCCACTTGCCGGGCGGCAACTGACCCAAACGCACATTACCAATGCGAATCCGCTTCAACCCGACTACGCGCAAACCGACCAGTTCGCACATGCGGCGGATCTGGCGTTTTTTACCTTCGCGCAAAATGAAGCGCAGTTGGTCCTTGTTTTGCCAAGTCACGTTGGCCGGTTTGAGCGCCGCACCATCCAGTTCCAGACCGTGATTGAGCAAACGCAAGCCTTCTTCCGACAAAGCACCTGCCACGCGAACCAGGTATTCCTTGTCGACGGGAGAGTCCTCGCCGATCAGGGTTTTGGCAACGCGGCCATCTTGTGTCAGGACCAGCATGCCCACCGAGTCGATATCAAGACGCCCAGCCGGCGCCAGACCACGCAGATGTTGCGGGTGAAAGCGCACGCCGGAGAGATCGCCATCCCAGTGGTTATCCAGCGTCACCAGCACGGAAGCCGGTTTGTAACCACGCTCGGCCTGACCCGAAACAAAGCCAACGGGCTTGTTGATCAGGATGGTGACGCGGTTGGCCTGCGCTTGCTGCGCCGGTTTATCCAGCGTGATTTCCTGGCCTGGCAATACGCGGCTGCCCAGAATGTTGACGACCACGCCATCCACACGAACCCAGCCGCGTTCTATATAGTCATCGGCCTCACGGCGCGAGCAGATGCCCAGTGCGGCCATGCGCTTGGACAGGCGCATCGATTCGTCTGGCGCGGTCGCGCCCTGCTCGGGAACGTCTGGCGTCGATTCATCGGTCATGGTGTTCATCTCCCTGTAACTGGCCGCCTGCAAGCGAACCCGGCAGAATACCAGAATTGTAGGCATCAACTGCGCGCCGCGCCCCAAAACACGGAGAAAACATGGTGTATTACCTGGCAATCAAGCATATCCACATGCTGTGCGTGGCTCTTTCCGGTCTGCTGTTTGTGTTCCGCGGCAGCCTGATGCTGGCCAATTCGCCGCGCCTGCAGTCCACCTGGCTGAAAGTTACGCCCCACGTGGTCGACAGCGTGCTGCTCCTCGCTGGCGTTACGCTGGTGATCATCAGCCACCAATATCCGGGGCAGCAACCGTGGCTGACGGCCAAACTGATCGGACTGGTGATATACATCGTATTAGGGACAATCGCGCTGAAACGTGGCCGTACCAAGCGCACGCGGGTACTCGCTTTGATTGCGGCTCTGGCAGTGTTTGCGTGGATTATCTGCGTGGCCATTACCCGCAATCCGCTGCCATTCATGTAGTTCGGCAAGGTGGGTTTGGCAAAACCAATCCACCTTGCGCCGCCCGCATCAATACGGCGACTTATCGCCTTCGGGCCGGGTTTTGAAGCGCCGGTGCAGCCAGTAATACTGCGCCGGGATTTCACGCACCCGGTCCTCAATAAACCGGTTCATGCGTGCGGTATCGGCCAGCAGATCGTCAGATGGAAAATTATCGGTCCACGCCGGGTAATAACGCGTGACGAAACCGTCTTTTTCCAGCCGCGTAATCATGGGCACCACCACCGCTCGGCCCAGTTGCGATAAGCGTGACAACGCCGGAATCGTCGCCGCCGGAATGCCAAAGAACGGCGCAAAGATAGATTCCTTCGGGCCCATATCCTGGTCAGGTAGGTAGTAGAACGGCAGCGTGTGTTGGCGCAGTGCTTTGACAATGGCGCGGATGCCATCGTTACGCTTGATCAGCAGTGGCTTGCCAAAGCGGCTGCGACCCATGAGCAGCAACTCATCCATCGGGTTCTGGTGCGATGCCGAATACATGCTGGCACCCCAGTGATCAATGGTGTGGCGGATACCACCGTAATCCAGCCCGATAAAATGCGGTGCCAGCAGAATGATCGATTGGTCCTGTACGGCCAGATAGTGCTCGTAGCCTTCGCGACGGACCAGTTTCTCTACCCGCTTTTTCGAGCCAAACCACAGCACGCCGTAACTGAGCAGGCAGGTCGACAGCAAGCGGAAGTGCTCACGGATGACCTTGCTACGCTGGGCGTCGGTCCATTCCGGGAAACACAGACGCAGATTGGTCATGCCAATGCGCCGCCGTCTTCCGGCCACCAGATAAAGCAAGCTGCCCAACGCCGCACCCAGCCAGCGCAGCACAGTAAACGGCAATAAATGCAGCAGCCAGAAAAACGCAGCCAGCAAACGGGCGGGAAAACTCATTCAGACTCCGGCTCCGGCGCACCGGCCGGACTCTTGTAACGGTTATAGCTCCACAGATACTGAGCCGGGGCTTTTAAAATCAGCCGTTCCAGATTGCGATTGAGCAAAGCGGCGTCGCGCGCAGGTTCGCCATTAAAGCTGCCCTGCATTGGTTCAACGTGAATCACGTAACCTCGCCCCCACGACAAGCGCTCGGCAAAACAGAACAGTACCGTCGCCTTATTGCTGCGCGCCAGCCGCGGCAGCAACGTCATGGTATAAGCGCGATGCCCGAAAAACGGTGCCCATGCGCCATCACCCGCCCCCGGCGCCTGGTCCGGCAGGATATAGATGGTCTGCTTTTCACGCAGGGTTTTCAGCAGCAGGCGCACGCCCTGGGCATTGGCCGGTGCCGCGCGACCATTGGCCCGATCGCGGCTTGCCAGCATCATGGGTTCCAGCCATTTGATCTTGGGCGGTCGATACAGCGCTGCCATGATGCGCGGGATATTCCAGCCCAGATACACGCCACACACTTCGATCCCACCCAGATGCGGCGACACAAAAATGATGGGCTCCGGCTTTTGCAAGGCGGCTTCAACGTGCTCCCAGCCTTGCGTACGCTTGACCATATTTGATACGTGCTGCGGCTTGCGCAGCCACGCCGCCAGCAGTTCCATAGCGCCCTTGCCGTGCTCGGCAATACTTGAGCGCCTTAATCGGATATAATCTATGGTTGTATCAAATTGCGCTGCCCGCCTCGCATTGTCATCGAGCCGGCGGCGATAAGTCGGGGAAGTCCACCACGCGACCCAGCCCAATGCAAAGCCAACGGCTTGCAGGATGCATAATGGAATATATGCAAGTGGTCTGAACAAGCGCACAAGCATGTGTGGATAACCTTTCGGGCAAAACCCGGATTCTAGCGACTTTCAACCATTACAGACATGGCATTAAAGGACCATATAGCCCATGAGTGAATTCCTGTTTACCTCTGAGTCAGTCTCCGAAGGACACCCGGACAAGGTTGCAGACCAGATTTCCGACGCCATTCTCGACGCGATCCTGGCACAGGACAAGTACGCGCGCGTGGCTGCGGAAACACTGGTAAATACGGGCCTTGTGGTCCTGGCGGGTGAAATCACCACCACCGGCAATATCGATTACATCCAGATTGCGCGTGACACCATCAAGCGCATCGGCTACGACCATTCCGACATCGGTTTTGACTACAAAACCTGCGCGGTGCTGGTGGCGTACGACAAGCAATCGCCCGACATCGCCCAAGGCGTGAACGAAGGCCAGGGCATGGATCTGGATCAAGGCGCGGGCGACCAGGGTCTGATGTTTGGCTACGCTTGCGACGAAACCCCGCAACTGATGCCAGCCGCCATTTACTACGCGCACCGCCTGGTGCAGCGCCAGTCCGAACTGCGTAAAGATGGCCGTCTGCCATGGTTGCGCCCGGATGCCAAATCGCAAGTCACGCTCAAATACAATGCAGATACCGGCAAGGTGATTGGCGTCGACACAATTGTGTTGTCGACCCAGCATCATCCGGATGTCTCGCACGCGCAATTGACCGAAGCGGTCATCGAAGAAGTGATCAAGCCGGTGTTGCCACCGGAATGGCTGCAAAACAACCCGAAATATCTGGTCAACCCGACTGGCCGTTTCGTGATTGGTGGCCCGATGGGCGATTGCGGTCTGACTGGCCGCAAGATCATCGTCGACACCTACGGCGGTGCAGCACCACACGGTGGCGGCGCGTTCTCGGGTAAAGACCCATCCAAGGTGGATCGTTCCGCTGCGTATGCCGGTCGTTACGTCGCCAAGAATATTGTCGCTGCGGGCATTGCCAAGCAGTGTCTGGTGCAGATCAGCTACGCGATTGGCGTATCCAAGCCAGTTTCGATCATGGTCGATACCTGGGGCACTTCCAAGCTGTCCAATGAACAAATCGTTGATTTGATCAAAAAGCATTTCGACCTGCGCCCCAAGGGCATTGTGCAAATGCTGGATCTGCTGCGCCCGGTGTACACACGCACTGCCGCGTATGGTCACTTTGGCCGCGAAGAGCCGGATTTCAGCTGGGAACGCACCGACAAGGCCGAAGCGCTGCGCGCGGATGCAGGCTTGTAAACAACGGCTGGTGAGTTAAAAAACGGGGCGATTCAGCCCCGTTTTTTATTTGGCCACATGTGGGCGCGGTACCTTGTGGCAGCCATGGTCATCAATCTGAATGCCGCACCTGTCACACTGGAAGTCTGACCTTACCCCCTTGACATGAACCTCTGCGGCAAGAGTTCCTCACAACTTGGATCGATATGCGCTATTTTGCGAATACGACACTAATAATCTTCGGCCATCGGGGTATCCATTGAGCATATCAACAGGTCTCTTTTTGCTGGTTCTGCTGATCGCGTTATCCGCCTTCTTCTCGATGTCGGAAATCTCGTTAGCCTCCGCGCGTAAATTCAAACTGCAAATGCTGGCCGAAGAAGGCGAGCCACGCGCGCAAGCGGTGATCGATCTGCAAGAAAAGCCCGGAGACTTCTTTACCGTAGTGCAGATTGGCGTCAACGCCGTGGCCATTCTGGGCGGGATTGTAGGTGATGCCACCTTCTCGCCGCTGCTGTTGCGACTATTTGGCTCGCTAGACCCGGCGCTGGCCGCCAAGCTGGCCTTTCTAAGCACCTTTTTGATCACCACCGGTTTGTTCATCCAGTTTGCGGATCTGATTCCCAAACGCTTGGGGATGGTGGCGCCCGAACAGGTGGCGGTGGCCATCGTGCGGCCAATGCGCTGGTGTTCGTTGATCCTGATGCCATTCGTGTTGTTGTTTAACGGCGTCGCCACAGTGGTGTTGAAAATGCTGGGCATGCCCGCCCAGCGCTCAGAAACTGTCACCGCCGGCGAGATCGTGGCGCTGGTCGATGCGGGGGCCGAGGCAGGAACGCTGCACAAGCAGGAACACCGCTTTATCGAGAATGTGTTTGAACTGGCCGAGCGCTTTTTACCCTCCGCCATGACCGCGCGCGAAGCCGTAGTTTATTTCTCGCTCACCGATACGGATGCCGCCATCCGCCAGAAGATCGCCAGCCAGCCGCACGCCAAGTTTCCGCTGTGCGAGAACAGCAGCATCGACACCGTGTTTGCCTATATCGATGCCAAAGATTTGCTGCATGCCATCCTGAAAAATCCGCAAGCAGCACTGGTTGCCACGCTGCGCGAAATCGCCGTCAAAACCGTGCTGGTGGTGCCCGATACATTATCGCTGGCCGACGTACTGGATCGATTCCGCGAAACCCGTGAAGACTTCGCAGTGATCATCAACGAATATGCGTTGGTCGTGGGCGTGATCTCGCTCAATGACGTCACCGGCCAGTTGATTGGCAGCATCGTCGATAACAGTGATGAAGACCAGATCGTGCGCCGCGATGAGAATTCCTGGCTGGTCGATGGCATGACCCCGAT
This genomic interval from Silvimonas soli contains the following:
- a CDS encoding MliC family protein, whose amino-acid sequence is MLHLAQKALVTGLLALPALAWATPEQINGRYECANGQAFTVQSNAEMSHVRIRYAYRILDLAQTPVASGAAWGDGEWLWHSKGADSFLEHDGNMIAFECHKVAD
- a CDS encoding pseudouridine synthase produces the protein MTDESTPDVPEQGATAPDESMRLSKRMAALGICSRREADDYIERGWVRVDGVVVNILGSRVLPGQEITLDKPAQQAQANRVTILINKPVGFVSGQAERGYKPASVLVTLDNHWDGDLSGVRFHPQHLRGLAPAGRLDIDSVGMLVLTQDGRVAKTLIGEDSPVDKEYLVRVAGALSEEGLRLLNHGLELDGAALKPANVTWQNKDQLRFILREGKKRQIRRMCELVGLRVVGLKRIRIGNVRLGQLPPGKWRYLAANEHFD
- a CDS encoding SirB2 family protein, which translates into the protein MVYYLAIKHIHMLCVALSGLLFVFRGSLMLANSPRLQSTWLKVTPHVVDSVLLLAGVTLVIISHQYPGQQPWLTAKLIGLVIYIVLGTIALKRGRTKRTRVLALIAALAVFAWIICVAITRNPLPFM
- a CDS encoding lipid A biosynthesis lauroyl acyltransferase (Acylates the intermediate (KDO)2-lipid IVA to form (KDO)2-(lauroyl)-lipid IVA); amino-acid sequence: MSFPARLLAAFFWLLHLLPFTVLRWLGAALGSLLYLVAGRRRRIGMTNLRLCFPEWTDAQRSKVIREHFRLLSTCLLSYGVLWFGSKKRVEKLVRREGYEHYLAVQDQSIILLAPHFIGLDYGGIRHTIDHWGASMYSASHQNPMDELLLMGRSRFGKPLLIKRNDGIRAIVKALRQHTLPFYYLPDQDMGPKESIFAPFFGIPAATIPALSRLSQLGRAVVVPMITRLEKDGFVTRYYPAWTDNFPSDDLLADTARMNRFIEDRVREIPAQYYWLHRRFKTRPEGDKSPY
- a CDS encoding lysophospholipid acyltransferase family protein, which gives rise to MLVRLFRPLAYIPLCILQAVGFALGWVAWWTSPTYRRRLDDNARRAAQFDTTIDYIRLRRSSIAEHGKGAMELLAAWLRKPQHVSNMVKRTQGWEHVEAALQKPEPIIFVSPHLGGIEVCGVYLGWNIPRIMAALYRPPKIKWLEPMMLASRDRANGRAAPANAQGVRLLLKTLREKQTIYILPDQAPGAGDGAWAPFFGHRAYTMTLLPRLARSNKATVLFCFAERLSWGRGYVIHVEPMQGSFNGEPARDAALLNRNLERLILKAPAQYLWSYNRYKSPAGAPEPESE
- the metK gene encoding methionine adenosyltransferase, with translation MSEFLFTSESVSEGHPDKVADQISDAILDAILAQDKYARVAAETLVNTGLVVLAGEITTTGNIDYIQIARDTIKRIGYDHSDIGFDYKTCAVLVAYDKQSPDIAQGVNEGQGMDLDQGAGDQGLMFGYACDETPQLMPAAIYYAHRLVQRQSELRKDGRLPWLRPDAKSQVTLKYNADTGKVIGVDTIVLSTQHHPDVSHAQLTEAVIEEVIKPVLPPEWLQNNPKYLVNPTGRFVIGGPMGDCGLTGRKIIVDTYGGAAPHGGGAFSGKDPSKVDRSAAYAGRYVAKNIVAAGIAKQCLVQISYAIGVSKPVSIMVDTWGTSKLSNEQIVDLIKKHFDLRPKGIVQMLDLLRPVYTRTAAYGHFGREEPDFSWERTDKAEALRADAGL
- a CDS encoding hemolysin family protein; the protein is MLVLLIALSAFFSMSEISLASARKFKLQMLAEEGEPRAQAVIDLQEKPGDFFTVVQIGVNAVAILGGIVGDATFSPLLLRLFGSLDPALAAKLAFLSTFLITTGLFIQFADLIPKRLGMVAPEQVAVAIVRPMRWCSLILMPFVLLFNGVATVVLKMLGMPAQRSETVTAGEIVALVDAGAEAGTLHKQEHRFIENVFELAERFLPSAMTAREAVVYFSLTDTDAAIRQKIASQPHAKFPLCENSSIDTVFAYIDAKDLLHAILKNPQAALVATLREIAVKTVLVVPDTLSLADVLDRFRETREDFAVIINEYALVVGVISLNDVTGQLIGSIVDNSDEDQIVRRDENSWLVDGMTPIGDLKRAIELNEMPDEENYDTLAGFLMLKLKRIPKKAEAVEYGGFRFEVVDIDHHKIDQVLISRLPA